The region ttttgtcaGTACAATTGGCAGAAATAGTTTCATTATCAATTGACACCCAAACCCTTCTGCACCCTTATGGTTTGAAGTTTGTATTGTCAGTCATATCCTTTGTGttttctgcagcagcagaatttaGATAAAACTTCACTAAAACTTGTTTAAGCTGCTGCAGTATTAAATTCTTGTCCTCATAGGTCATGGCTGGAACTGTATGAGAGATTTATACTTATTATACTTATactttttgctgtgtttttcagccTTGGTCTCTGTCTAgcagcacccccacccctcgACCAGCAGTCccttttaaaatgcccaatcTTACCACAGTTGTGGCAAGCATCTCGAGACTCCCTACGACCCTGAGCAGAAGGAAAGATTTCTGACTGTGATACAAATGTCCTTGTGTTCTTGTACCTTGGTCTCTGTCTAGCAGCAACCCCACCCCTCAACCAGTAATGGATTATCcgctggtctgcgtctgggtgctccgtgccgtacataacaggcgagggatttaccatcagaggtctacgggtgctatacgctgtgatacattaagcgtaaatgaTCATCATCCCTAAACCAACTCGAGagggtaaccaagcattccctgtgtaacattgagtgtcagtaagcgaaaccacacagatgaagttttaacaatttattttaccaggcaggttacatatgtaattacacactagttccaaataaaatataaaagcattagaaaggaaaccaaattacggagtcttaaaagtcatacctgttAATaaaagctacagacaccctgtacatggAAGTGACGTGCACGCTGTGcacgggagtctgattgcatcctccccgattggttggtttggtctccttaaatccaaaatccaggcctttgttcttgaccctaaaaatgggtccgcAATGAACCAATCTGGCGTTTTATAACCATttgtaatttggagccaggcctccccaggaaacgagaTTTGatgaggggggttgaggcacatggctttcactggggcagagctccacacagttgcTCCTTGGTTCCTGGTTAGTTATGATGTCcgaggtttgctgttgcagaaatgaaaccactgcaccagttgcactgaaacaatcagaataatactaaacatgaatatgtcatgaaacatccgatgctttatgctttatgcatactttcaggaaaactgaggaatgagggagatgtgagagggagggagtaaggaaggggTGTCCAAGAGAATAgtctgggcccaacaggccgtgcttcctgaaaccttcccatgccgtaaaggatgttgccccctGTCGTAATGAGTTTTACAGCTGGAGGCCTGATTAGAAATTGAGACAAGAGAAGCTTCTCAAGAAAATAGATGCCTTCCTTGATTACCCTTCCCGCTTCCTATGAGAGTGCAGAGTAAAGATTCTAATCCTGGATTTGGAACCAGGTGCGGTTGTAAAGTTTTATGGTACCGTCCCAAGAAGAAGGCAAGAAGGCCTTACACAGACAATGAaacccccttgatcattcagtatgggctttctaaccccccttgatcattcagtacgattgaggtgttaggtgaccatccaagaacaatgaagcaggaaatgtattcttccctacagTATGATTTTGCATGTCGTGTTATCATctgataaaacaaacaaactaagcTCAGCCAAACAAGgcatgtaatgtgtggtttggtTTGAGGAAGAGTGTACTGGGTGCAGCAATATTTCTGGTTTCACTGGTCTCACTTGCATTTTGAAGATTGAAGTGAAGCAGTCACATTCTCTTCATTTGTCACACTGCTTGGCTATTgtacatttgatttattttccccttCATACAGTATGCCCACTATCTTCAGTGAAGGGATTGGGACACAGAAGATAGTTCGGAAAAGGAGGACTTTTCATGGGAGACTGCAGCACCCAGAGCCACCTGCTTCAAATCTGGAGCTGTTTTCATCAAACATTTTTGGAGATACCGACCATTAGGAGAGAATTGCCTCTTTTAAACCCATGGTTATTTTCCTCAAAATTTCAAGGTTTCTTTGTTGTTAACCAAGGGTACATTTGTTTGACAGATGGGAGATTCAGCATTCCTGGGTTTTAAATACAATGGACATCAGAAGAACACAATACAGCAAAACAACACCAAAGGCATCACGTAAAGGCATATGATTGGTGAAAGTAATGTAAAGGAATGAAACACGTTTTGGGAGACATCTGCCAGAGGtgagtgttatgttcctgtgttctgtgtgttagtttatcattgtttattatcatcattcttgtaatttattatttttcatattcatgtctggtgttctgttcatattcgttagtctttgcactcatcttcccctgtgatgtctgagtctgaatgttttctagcccagtcactcccttgtctgcgtgccccactataaCTAACAATTTaaatgtggggcgacatggctcaagcagtaagagcagtcgtctggcagtcagagggttgccggttcgatcccctgcccgggctgtgtcgaagtgtccctgagcaagacaactaacccccaaatgctcctgacgagctggtcggcgccttgcatggcagccaatcgctgttggtgtgtgagtgtgtgtatgaatgtgtgaatgagaagcatcaattgtacagcgctttggataaggcAAGCTAGCCTACGAAAACCTCCTGAGGAGCAAGATAATGTTCGAGCGGGCGGACCTAGAGACCTTTGGGCTGGAGCCCAAGGAGGTGCGCAGCACCTTTCTGAGCCAGATCCTGGTCCCTGTGAAGGAGGAGAAGGTGGAGATGTTTGCGTTCTTCCACCTGACGGTCCAGGAACATCTGGCCACCCTGTACTGCACTGTCAATCTCACCAGCCCCCAGCACATCATCCAGGGGCTTGAGTTCTGGTGCTTTGGGGACCTCCTCCCATCAGCAGCCCCTCCCTTACTCCTTGCCCCAGACTTTCACCCAGACCAGACCAGGGTGGAGAACCTGCAGATGTTCACCAGATTCTTCATGGGGGTGGTCAAGGCTCGGATGGGTGACCAGTTGGCCGGAAATGGAGCCAGACCCTTTGGACAAGGAGGATCTCCTGACCCAGCTGGGGGTTTGGTTTCAAACCCAGATCAAGACCAGGGAGCTGGCCAACCAGATGACCCTAAACCTGCTGCACTGCCTGACAGAGCTGCACGTGGACGAGGTGACCAAGGTGGTGGCCCCGGAGATCAAGAGGCTCAACCTGTTCAAGATGAAGCTAAGCGTGGTGGACTGTGCCACCCTGTACTACGTGCTGCAGTTCTCCCCCCATCGCCTGGACGAACTCAACCTGGGATACTCCAACATCGGGAACCGTGGCCTGCACCGGCTGGGGCCCATCCTGCACCGCTGTGAGAGCCTCTTGTGAGCACCCATGAACCTCTTCCACTTCGTGAATCTAACTGacaatgtgtgtgaaaatatattattagtaatagtagtagttaGTTGTAGTaattgcagcagcagcagtagtattaatagtagtagcagcagcagcagtagctgtAGTAGTAGCAGGAGCAACAACAGgtgcagtagtagtaataatagtacATTGTAAAGGTAATAAATGAGCTTGAAGCCTTACAGATGGATGAGTGCTTAATTTCTATTGACTTTTTCTAGTTTGCGCTACAACTGTTTGGATCaggaggcagccattttggaatcTGCAGTTCTGAAATCGGAGGACTGTCAGGTGAAGAAGCTGTTGTAAGTAGCTTTTGGGGACTTTGAatgacacagtcacacatacacactatgacactctctctttcttagGATCCTAAGCACACCATCTCTCCATCATTATAATTCCCCCTCTTTTTGGTTCAAAGCCTTTTCCATTcacatcacattttcacatgcacTCACTTTACACAAGCTTGACAAATGGAAATATTCAAGCTAGGAATTGAACTCACAACCATCTGAGTTACAAGCCCAGAGATGTGGAAAGTGTTGTGTCACACAATTAACTTTCCACAGCCTGCAACATTGGGAAACattgggtgacattggctcaggaggtaagagcagtcgtctggcagtaggTGGATTGGCAGTTCGAtctcgccctgggtgtgtcaaaatgtccctgagcaagagaaCTAAccaccaaatgctcctgatgagctggttggtggctTGTATAGctgccaattgccgttggtgtgtgtgtgaacgggtgaatgagaagcatcaattgtgcagtgctttggaCAGTCTAATCCACCTCGGCCACGGCTGTGTCCAtctccctctttttccccaTCCCCTTGCTCAGCATATGCGGGAAAAGCCTGGGGTCGGAGGGCGTTCTGGAGCTCTGGCCGGCCCTGGAGCACAACGTCACGGTGGAGGAGCTGTACCTGGACATCACTGGCATCacggagagaggaacagagaccaTGGTGAAGTGCCTGACCAAGAACTCCACCCTGAAGACCCTCACGTAAgacaagagagggagggagggagagagagagagggcggagagagagagacagagagggagggagagggagagaaagagatagagagagggatagagagagggagagtgaaagggagagagacagagagagagggagagagaggagacagagagggagagagagagggggagaaattgagagagagagacagagggtaaaggagagaaagagagagaggtggagagagaggagagggagagagtaagatAGAAAGAGTgaaaggagagaaacagagagagaaactacAGACGGAGGGAGATAGTGTTGGTGGACTGTACAAACAGTCACTGCCAAACAGACAAATTATAGCAAAAGGGGGATTTTCACAAGTAttctataatataataataataataataataatgaactttATTCATATAGATCAGTGCCAATCTTATGCACTTGAACTTCAAGTCAGCTCAAATGAACACCAATAACAACAGCATACCCAATAACAATGGTAACGtgctaatgtttgaaatttcaTTTGTTTAGCATGTTGCAAGCAAGTTAGCTAAACCAATGGCTCACTATTGTGCCTAGAGCCAACTCAGAGCTATGTGACTCACCTTCAAGGTGTGACTTGTCAGGTGCGGCATGTACAGTGAAATTTAAATCAAAGTACTGCTGTAAGTAAGTAATCAACAGCTTTGTTCCATTTTTCAATCTTATTTAAAGGCAAATAACAAATGAGTAGTTTTGCTTTAGTTGATTTTTCTACTAAAGCATACGGTGATGAAAGAAAAAAGCCAAATAGTGTATCGTCTTATgttgtatatacattttttggacAGGCTACTATTATCTCAACCAGCTCtaatattttcaaactgaaacGTCTtgttggcccctgcttagtctaatcaactgtaagttgctttggataaaattgtgagctaaataacaaactatTATAAATGATCTTACTGGCAGCTAGATTTTTTGTTCAGCTGCCAGTCACAACCACCGGGGCTTTAGGTTTTGCATTTGGGTGCGGGCAACTACTGGACATGCCCTCTCAGCAAACACgtctaaaaatacaaatattaaaatggtTTGAGAAGTATGTGAGCATATGAAAACAACTCCTtacactgcaaaacacaaaatataatttggtcaaaaaagtattttatatgtagacttaaaatcttatttcaatTACTTTTTTGATTGCCGATGAGGTGAGACGGTTTTACT is a window of Conger conger chromosome 1, fConCon1.1, whole genome shotgun sequence DNA encoding:
- the LOC133128566 gene encoding nucleotide-binding oligomerization domain-containing protein 2-like isoform X2 — translated: MEPDPLDKEDLLTQLGVWFQTQIKTRELANQMTLNLLHCLTELHVDEVTKVVAPEIKRLNLFKMKLSVVDCATLYYVLQFSPHRLDELNLGYSNIGNRGLHRLGPILHRCESLFLRYNCLDQEAAILESAVLKSEDCQVKKLFICGKSLGSEGVLELWPALEHNVTVEELYLDITGITERGTETMVKCLTKNSTLKTLTLVGNEIGEAGKDRLGELRRRRPELHIIGDFVDDLGLLQAYLDWVEEIRADRDQMDSVRNVDALQSVLKGLRVTGARGEGQNAQKAKEPRVPFVMAFILSMMGFFWAFS
- the LOC133128566 gene encoding protein NLRC3-like isoform X1, with translation MEPDPLDKEDLLTQLGVWFQTQIKTRELANQMTLNLLHCLTELHVDEVTKVVAPEIKRLNLFKMKLSVVDCATLYYVLQFSPHRLDELNLGYSNIGNRGLHRLGPILHRCESLFLRYNCLDQEAAILESAVLKSEDCQVKKLFICGKSLGSEGVLELWPALEHNVTVEELYLDITGITERGTETMVKCLTKNSTLKTLTPPNRLRFVRSLVGNEIGEAGKDRLGELRRRRPELHIIGDFVDDLGLLQAYLDWVEEIRADRDQMDSVRNVDALQSVLKGLRVTGARGEGQNAQKAKEPRVPFVMAFILSMMGFFWAFS